The following is a genomic window from Strix aluco isolate bStrAlu1 chromosome 27, bStrAlu1.hap1, whole genome shotgun sequence.
AGGGACACTGCCAGAAGGAGCTGTTTCTCTCCCCACACTGCACGCGATCCAGCCAGGCAGGGCCAGACTCCCTACCAGAGGGCTGGCGTCTTTCCAGGGATCCTCCATCCCCACAGCTCAGCTCCTTACACACCAGCATCACCGTGTTGAGAGTCATCGAGTTGGAGCAAACGCTCCCCCATGTCCCGTTGTAGAAAACCTGCAGGCGTCCAGAGCAGCCGTCACTGTTCTCCAGCCTCAGGTCCATGAACTCTGGGAGGAAAAGACCCCaaagggggaacaggctgccctGGGGTTGTGGGAGCTAGGACACCTCTGCATCCCCAGGCCCTCAGCTGGGCAGGGCCAACATGTCCCCTTTGCACCCAGGGGCAGAGAGAAGTCCCTGATGGACAGACACCCCTGCCCTTCCCACTAACCCTCCGGGATGGCTGagctccccaggacccccagtgGGACTGAGGGTGCCCATGTATGCGTGTCCACAGGATGTGCTCGGGCAGGAGCTCAGGGGCAGCCAGGGACAGCCTCAGCCATACCCGGCTCTCCCCACGTCCTGGCCTCCCCAGGAACCAGGCTCCCACCACAGCTCCTGGCACAGACCTGAGCAGATGACTCCCGCATCCTCTTTGTGCCCGCAGTTGTGCTGCCCCCAGGGCCCAGCTGGGCAGTCCCAGAGAGCAGCCTCAGCCCCGGAGCAGTTCACACCATCCAGCCAGATCTGCCCGGAGCCTTCCCCGAACCGAGCAGAGCCGGCTGCCTCCACTGCCCCTCCGCAGCCCAGCTGGTGGCAGACGACGGCAGCATCAGACAGGTCCCAGCCATCGTCGCAGACAGTCCCCCACATACCCTGGTAGTAGATCTCCACTCTCCCTGCGCAGCGCCCGGCCCCGTTCACCAGCCGGAGCCACCGACTCCCTGCAGTGGGTACAATCCCCAGTTGCTGCCAGGGACTGCCTGCCTGCACAGACCATCACCTGGGGAGCCTGCACAGTGCCACTCACCCCCACAAATGACTCCCACGTCCTCCACAACCCCTGCCGTCAGCGTGGTCTCAGGCAGGGAGGTGTTGCAGAGACTCAGGTTGGCCTCATGCCCTGCGCACCGCACCCCTCGCAGCCCCACTGGGCCTGTCCCTCGCTCAGGCTTTGGGGGGTTGTAGGCTGTCCTGGCCTCCCCACACCGCAGCTGCCGGCACACCACGCTGGCCTCCTGCACGTCCCACTGGTCATCCAGGACTCTGCCCCATGCCCCATCCTGGAAGATCTCCACTCGTCCATCGCAGCGGCTCCCTCCGCCCACCAGCCGCAGGGATCCAAAGCTGACTgagcctggggagagcagagatgcCACAGCCATGGGTGGCACCGGGAGCATGGCACCCTTCAGGGAGGGGGGCAAGGGGGGATTTCCCCACCAAACTGGACAAGATTGAGCCTTGTGCTGAGGAGAAGTGAGGGTAAAGCCTGGGCCCTCTCTGCAGCTCACACCCaggtctgctgctgctgggggcacccaggcagctcctgctgggtggTGGGATGAGGCTCTGTGGGGATGGGATGTGGGTGTCTGCAGCCAGAGGGATGGGACAGAGCCCTGCAGCCCTGTCTCAAGCTACTTGCACAGTACGAGAACAGAGGAGCCCAGGCCTGGCGGTGGCACTGGGGCCTAAGCCACTGCCCTAGGGCCATATGCCTGCCTCCGTTCAGTCCTCAGCTGTCCCAAAGTGGAGCGCTCACTCTGAGCAGGGAAAGCCCTCCAGATGGCTCCTGGGGAAGGCAGGGTTTCTCCAGGGAGAAAGTCAGCCTGGTATGGCCACGGGAGCTCTGCCCTGGGTGGCCATGTTGTACACAAATGACAAATGGATTGAATGCACATTCTTCTGGCACTCACCTGAGCAAATGACAGCAGCAGTGTTCCCTTGGGAGCACAGTGAGGCCCCCAGGGtggtcactgggcactgctgcaggTGGGCTTCAGTCCCGTCACAGTGGAATGGGTCTCTCCAGACAGGGCCAGTCTCTCTCCCAAAATGCTCTCCTCCAGGAATGGACTCAGCAAACCCGCAGTTGAGTTGCCAACAGAGAACGTGGGCATCCGAGAGATCCCAGCGGGACGCACAGAGGGTCCCCCACGTCCCCAGCACCTGGACCTCCACCCTCCCTGCACACACTGTGCTGCCATTCACCAGCCTGAACCCTGTGTactctgtggagagaggaggaggaatgaggGTGGATTGGTGCTCTTGTACCCTCTGTAGCTGGCAGAGAGGCCAGAGGGACAACATGCCCTTGTTTTCCTCCTGCATTATTTTCATGCTGCAGACAACCCCATCCACCCCTCCTGCCCTCACCCCCGGCCCAGCACGGCCCTTGCTCTGTTACCCAGTCCCCACCACAGCCCCAGTGTTCAACACCCCTCCCTGTGTCCTTACGTGTGCAGGTGACAACAGCGCTGTTTGCGTGGGTGCAGGGCTGGTCCTTGGGCGACCCCTTGGGGCAGGAGGCGAGGAGGGATTCATTCcccacacactgcagctctccatccCAGATGGGACCCACCCCTTCTCCAAAGGGACTTcctccagggacaggcagggctgcgccACACTGCAACTCCCTGCAGAGCACGTCAGCAGCTTTGGGACCAAAGTGGGAAGCGCAGACAGTTTTCCACTGGCCCCCGTCATGGATCTGCACATGTCCTGAGCAGCGGCTCCTCCCTTCCACCAGACGGACAAATCCTGCAAAAAACTCAAAACAGTTGGGAGTTCCCAGAGCCCTCTGGCAGTTACATGCCCACATCCCACATCACCTCTGAGCAAGCCGTGACCAATTCACCCATTGCACATCCCAGAGGAAGCTGCTGGGGGAGTGTTGGTGACACAAACACATCCAGGCTCCCTTGCACCCCTTCGCTACACCGTCACAGCACATTCcgggttttggccaggatagattTATAttcccttgggctgagagggagaacAGCTAGAGGGCTGGATCCcgatcaatcattggagtatttcataccatgtgacgTCACGCTCAGGGTATATAGGCGGATGAGGGCTCTCTCTAGTGCGCTCTATGCGGTTttgcgggattttctggtgcagtcagattACTGCTGGGGGGTGGGCTGCATACCTATCGccgtgctcggtaagccactgctgcattttacacGTCTTTGGACTCACTACTATTACTGAtgttttcttgttacttttagtaaatctttttttttactcaacctacgaattttcttctttttgtgtctCCACTATTTCaccggggagaggggagggggaggtgaaagTCTGGCCACGTAGTGATTGcttgccagctgagttcaaagcACAACAGGCACTCAAGCTTATGTGTCTGTGACAGACCCACAGCACACCGTGCAAACCATGTGGGTGCCTTTGGGACCAAAGTTTAAGTCACAGACAGTTTTCCAAAGGTCCTCCTCATGGATCACTATATGTCCTCAGGAGGGGCTGTCCCCTTAGAGCAGCTGGAGAGATTCTGGAGCAACCAAAGACCCCTGAGAGTTCCCACAGCCCTCTGGCAATACCCTGACTGATCTCCAAGGTGGCCACAGGCAAAAAGCCCTACGACAtccccagctgctctcagggGGTGCTGATGGCAAAAACACATCAGccccagcctgctgctcctcGGAAATCGGCACAGAACTTCTGGGCTTGCTTCTCTAccaacagccacagccacaggAATCTCTCAGAGAAACTGCTGCTGCCCCAGAGAACTTGGGCTACCCAGTACTGGTCCCTGGGCACTGTCACACCCAAAGCTCTTGGGGTTGAGGGAAAAGGGCACAGGCACTGTTGGGTGGTGCAGCTTCCTCTGTCCCACTGAGCTCAGGGTCAGGCGTGAGGAACCCCTTGGTGGCACGAGAAGCCCACCTTGTTTCCACAGGGGTCTTGAGCTGTTGGGGCACTGCTGGGATATAGAACGTGTCACAGGGCAAAAGTACAGTGAGGATGTACTGCTCAGGTGCCCACCCAGGAAAGAGGTTCTCAGCCTCAGCCAGAGTGCACTGCTGGGCATgcatgtccctgcccatggctgggcagaAGGCAGGAGAGTGGACAGAAGAGCAGCCCTGGGCTTACACGAGCTCCCGGTGCaagggcaggcacagagcagagacAGTAAGTGCTGACAAATCCCCCGTGGCACCGAGCAGCCAGGGgttggggcaggcaggagaggctgggcagcaggtcagcacTGCCTGGACGGGGCCATGTCCCCATGCTCAGGCTCTCATGGGGTGACCTGGGAGAGGAACGAGGTGCCACGTGCCACCCTGCTCTTCTGCCCAAGCCCAGTGCTTCTCCTCTACAAGCAACCCCTTTGCTTCAGTCAAGGGACACGTGTCTACTTGGAGGCACAACCCAACAGCAGCTATCCATCTCATGCCCTTGGCCAGGACTGTGGGTGGCCACATGAGTCACTTGTGGTGCCTCTGGCATGGGGGCACCTTGCCCTCAGCACCGATAGACAGGTCCTGGGTgaacaggaggagaaagatgGGAATCAACAGACAGTGCAGGGCAGAGATGGAGGGTTCATCTGCGCAACTCAGGGGCCAGGCACGGTAAGGGCAACCCTGGGCAGGTTCCCACTGGCCTTTCCCCAGGGACTGGGGACACCAGTAATGACAGTGCCAGCTCAGCAGTGTGACCAGCCACATTGGGCAATGCTCTGGTGCCTGACGGTTGATCCCTGAGGGCACAGCCAGGTTCCTTCCACAATCCCAACCCCAGAGATGGAGAATAGCTTGTCCCCTTACCTGAACACATCACTCCAGCGTCCTCAGAATGATAACAGTTATGTTTACCCCATCCGCTGTGCGTGCAGTCAGACAGGGCAGATTCGGTGCCTTTACAGCCAACATCATCCATCCAAATGGGGCCAGATCCTTCCCCAAAGTGTCCATACTGAGGAGCTCGAACAGCagacccacagcccagctgcttacAAACCACTGCTGCATCAGTCATGTCCCAAGAGTCACTGCACACGGTCCCCCACTGGCCTTGTTGTTTCACCTCGACTCTCCCAGCGCAGCGACTGCCGCCATCTGCCAGCCTCACCTCCACAGCACCTTCAAACACCAACATGAACTGGGTCAGGAGAGCACCAAGCCCCAGCACTGTCGCTCTCAAGGAACTCCCTGTCAGGGTAGAGTGAGAGGTACCAGGGTGGGAGCCCACTCCcctccaggctgtccccagggcaCTTCAGGGGACCCTTCTATCCTCATGGGCTGTGCAATGCTGTGGGTTCCCAGATGTAAACTTGCTCAGTCATTTGCCATCCCACCACACAAGGCATCTTTTCACAGCCCAATGGCTACCGCCCTCTTGCCCATGGCCACCCACACACTGCCCAGCCTTGCACTCggcaccttctcctccccagcaccccctgaaCAGCCCCATGTGCCCAGGCCTGCAGCTTCCCATGCAAactgcctgccccagcaccatCCAAACCCACCCCCAAGCCCAGGGCTTTCCTTGTCCCCACTGAGAGGATCCAGAATGTCCCCGcacccacatcccctcctcaccCCTGGTGTCAGCCCTTTCCCTGCACTGGGCCAGACCCCCAGGCAAGATGTCCCCCTACAATAGATGCTCCGGTCCCCTTCCCTCGGTGGGGTACAAACTGTCCCTGTGGGGTCAGGGATCCCTAGAACAAGGGGGCAGGGAACAGCACACAAACCCTTCAGGGTACCCGAGAGATTGGCAGTGCCCTGTAGGGATCTCTGAGTGCTTCCATCACCCACTAGTCCACCACCAGCTCCAGAGGCTCACTGCTAGGGAACAGAGGGTCCCAAAAGGTACCCCAGCACAGGGTGTCTCTGATTGCAGCCATGCACAGGCTGCcctaaacagcagcagctggagaaggagatgATACTCTCTCCCACCCAGGTGGGCACAGGGTCCAGGGACTTGAGCACCTTCTGCCCCTCCTCTCAGTGGCACCTGCAAAGAATCCCCATTCCCTGATAGATCCCAATGACCACGCTGGTACCTGTTGGCCCTGTGCTGTGGGACAAGGGAGATGGCACTTACCCCTGCACAGCTGTACCCAGAGGAGCAGCCACAGCATCTGAGGGGACAGGAGTCCCTCTGTGCCCATCCtgagcctcctgccctgcctgcacatcCCTGCTGTGCCACACTCCCTGTCACAGCTCCTGGGAACTCGTggggtgtaaggaactgtgttggacttttgtctcaacattgctgtagcaccaccaccatttcctggccccagcaccccgttgccatggaggagtacgccctgaaggagacgaagggtcccagacaaaaccacagcatccgcccgaagctaaatctggatgtgggagatgcgccagccagcatgaccagcgcctgggcatctgcgcatgggggaccatgagaccaggagccccatgatcggggtgagacgtgcaggctggcacgaaatgggcggactccttggaaaagatcgaggggactgggacaataaaaggactgtgtactcctcccaggGTGCTCCCCTCTTCAACACCTGCTACGTGGGGCCaggacctcagcggagcttggagcaccaccacccgcaCCGAGTCCGAGCCaccggaacatcgctggatccctggtggtggtggtaattagctgcatacctaccgtctttcttgcttagggtttctgactttccccttcttttcctctctgtcctatcgctagtactaattgttatagcaaataaagtttacaaggttatacagcatctgacctcgtttgcgtcttaatctcgctcttgggatcgtttaagaacccgccccgatattggatcgggacatttttaattggcgt
Proteins encoded in this region:
- the LOC141915852 gene encoding antigen WC1.1-like — encoded protein: MCRQGRRLRMGTEGLLSPQMLWLLLWVQLCRGAVEVRLADGGSRCAGRVEVKQQGQWGTVCSDSWDMTDAAVVCKQLGCGSAVRAPQYGHFGEGSGPIWMDDVGCKGTESALSDCTHSGWGKHNCYHSEDAGVMCSGFVRLVEGRSRCSGHVQIHDGGQWKTVCASHFGPKAADVLCRELQCGAALPVPGGSPFGEGVGPIWDGELQCVGNESLLASCPKGSPKDQPCTHANSAVVTCTQYTGFRLVNGSTVCAGRVEVQVLGTWGTLCASRWDLSDAHVLCWQLNCGFAESIPGGEHFGRETGPVWRDPFHCDGTEAHLQQCPVTTLGASLCSQGNTAAVICSGSVSFGSLRLVGGGSRCDGRVEIFQDGAWGRVLDDQWDVQEASVVCRQLRCGEARTAYNPPKPERGTGPVGLRGVRCAGHEANLSLCNTSLPETTLTAGVVEDVGVICGGSRWLRLVNGAGRCAGRVEIYYQGMWGTVCDDGWDLSDAAVVCHQLGCGGAVEAAGSARFGEGSGQIWLDGVNCSGAEAALWDCPAGPWGQHNCGHKEDAGVICSEFMDLRLENSDGCSGRLQVFYNGTWGSVCSNSMTLNTVMLVCKELSCGDGGSLERRQPSGRESGPAWLDRVQCGERNSSFWQCPSTPWNPQSCQDLREETNITCNGGRPEMPLTPLALCPNSTSCTAREKIRAVGGEDECSGRVEVWHRGSWGTVCDDSWDIQDADVACRQLGCGRAVSALREAMFGMGMGPIWLEQVECQGTELSLQDCWARPGDSGACRHKEDAAVRCSATPRMATSPPQAVPTRGRQTSSGRVSVPVIICIILGALLCLLLALLAGQVLSTRAARRALLLSPGSRRAQESFLEAVYEEIGYSPALEKQARFGHSGSSSELSLTQLQPYPGVSEEEDGLGSAPDVLVLPRDHPEDGYDDAREVSDPGEGEWEMPRMPEEGAGPRDAPRGVTPCSQRSAEIPGAEGDTLSLSPGSMGYDDAEEVSVAHPHEDTTAVTL